In Leisingera sp. NJS204, the following are encoded in one genomic region:
- a CDS encoding aldehyde dehydrogenase family protein, with amino-acid sequence MTKLNLIAGEWLAGESEIENRNPSDLSDLVGMFAQASADQLEATLDQAQIAQAEWEAYGMERKQAVLMNIGNELMSRAEELGTLLAREEGKPFAEGKGEVYRAGQFFTYYAAECLRQLGENADSVRPGVEIDVRREAVGTVAIISPWNFPTATASWKIAPALCYGNAVVWKPANITPASAVALTEIIQRQDIPKGLFSLVMGSGRSIGQRLVESPKVNAISFTGSVPVGKGIASAAIQNLTKVQMEMGSKNALAVMDDADIDLAVTLALGGAFGSTGQKCTASSRLVVHASVHDEFVEKLVAGASAYKVGHALEEGTQIGPVVSQQQLNENLAYVDLGKSEGAELACGGQRLEMPHEGYYMSPGVFLNTNNQMRINREEMFAPLTSVIKVGSYDEALSVVNDTNFGLTSGIVTQSLARATHFRRNARTGVVTVNLPTAGTDYHVPFGGRGDSSYGPREQGKAAAEFYTTVKTAYISAGNPV; translated from the coding sequence GTGACCAAATTGAACCTGATTGCCGGCGAATGGCTGGCTGGCGAAAGCGAAATCGAAAACCGCAATCCTTCGGATCTGAGCGATCTGGTCGGCATGTTTGCCCAGGCCAGCGCCGATCAGCTGGAGGCGACGCTGGACCAGGCACAAATCGCGCAAGCCGAGTGGGAAGCCTATGGCATGGAGCGCAAGCAGGCCGTGCTGATGAACATCGGCAACGAGCTGATGAGCCGCGCCGAAGAACTGGGCACGCTGCTGGCCCGCGAAGAAGGCAAGCCGTTTGCTGAAGGCAAGGGCGAAGTCTACCGCGCCGGTCAGTTTTTCACCTATTACGCCGCTGAATGCCTGCGTCAGCTGGGCGAAAACGCCGATTCTGTACGTCCCGGCGTTGAAATCGACGTACGCCGCGAAGCGGTTGGCACCGTTGCCATCATCAGCCCCTGGAACTTCCCGACCGCGACCGCGTCGTGGAAGATTGCGCCGGCGCTGTGCTACGGCAACGCCGTGGTTTGGAAACCTGCCAACATCACCCCGGCATCGGCTGTTGCGCTGACTGAAATCATCCAGCGTCAGGATATCCCCAAGGGTCTGTTCTCGCTGGTCATGGGCTCGGGCCGCTCAATCGGTCAGCGCCTGGTGGAAAGCCCCAAGGTCAACGCCATTTCCTTCACTGGTTCGGTTCCGGTTGGCAAAGGCATCGCCTCGGCCGCGATCCAGAACCTGACCAAAGTGCAGATGGAGATGGGGTCCAAAAACGCGCTGGCGGTTATGGACGATGCAGATATTGATCTGGCTGTGACCCTCGCGCTTGGCGGTGCCTTTGGCAGCACCGGTCAGAAGTGCACCGCGTCGTCGCGTCTGGTTGTGCATGCTTCGGTTCACGATGAATTTGTCGAAAAACTGGTTGCCGGCGCCAGCGCCTACAAAGTCGGGCACGCCCTGGAAGAGGGGACGCAAATTGGCCCCGTTGTCAGCCAGCAGCAGCTGAACGAGAACCTGGCCTATGTCGATCTGGGCAAATCCGAAGGTGCCGAACTCGCCTGCGGCGGTCAGCGTCTGGAGATGCCGCACGAGGGCTATTACATGTCTCCCGGCGTTTTCCTGAACACCAACAACCAGATGCGCATCAACCGCGAGGAAATGTTCGCGCCGCTGACCAGCGTGATCAAGGTCGGCAGCTATGACGAAGCGCTGAGCGTGGTGAACGACACCAACTTCGGCCTGACCTCGGGCATCGTGACCCAGTCGCTGGCCCGCGCAACCCATTTCCGCCGCAACGCCCGCACCGGTGTTGTCACCGTCAACCTGCCGACCGCAGGCACCGACTATCACGTGCCATTCGGCGGCCGCGGCGACAGCTCCTATGGCCCGCGCGAGCAGGGCAAGGCGGCGGCGGAGTTCTATACCACCGTCAAGACCGCCTACATCAGCGCCGGCAATCCGGTCTGA
- a CDS encoding tripartite tricarboxylate transporter TctB family protein produces the protein MNRSQHIFGSGLVFAVGIWVAWISYTQAPAEAFLFPRLIASVFVVLAGWTFGKAVLGLSKVGSGVSRTMFLNMVPGLVVMLIYVFWAAKTLGFYTATTIGFFILLSLYDPAPHSEGKTWIKRAVVTACFVAVMYGLFALLLSVYTPREILF, from the coding sequence ATGAACCGCTCTCAGCACATTTTCGGCTCCGGTCTGGTCTTTGCTGTGGGCATCTGGGTTGCCTGGATCAGCTACACCCAGGCCCCCGCCGAAGCCTTCCTGTTCCCGCGCCTGATCGCCTCGGTGTTTGTGGTGCTGGCCGGCTGGACCTTTGGCAAAGCCGTCCTCGGCCTCAGCAAGGTCGGCTCGGGCGTGTCCCGCACGATGTTCCTGAACATGGTTCCGGGGCTGGTGGTGATGCTGATCTATGTCTTCTGGGCTGCCAAGACGCTGGGGTTCTATACCGCCACCACCATCGGCTTTTTCATTCTGCTGTCGCTTTATGACCCCGCGCCGCATTCCGAAGGTAAAACCTGGATCAAGCGCGCAGTGGTCACCGCCTGCTTTGTTGCAGTGATGTACGGGCTCTTTGCGCTGCTGCTGAGCGTCTACACACCACGTGAAATTCTGTTCTGA
- the sauS gene encoding acylating sulfoacetaldehyde dehydrogenase, which translates to MTAQDALASGIAEVEQIVARARTAQQAFETRGSQALYDKAVLAAGWAIMEPARNRSLAKLAVDSTGLGNVPDKIIKNHRKTLGLLRDIANVQTQGIISDDPATGITEIMRPIGVIGAVVPSTNPAATPANNIINALKGGNAIVVAPSPKGVASCELLLSYIHAEFAKLGLDPDLVQMIPAPGSKAKTQTLMETADRVICTGSQNNVHRAQSCGTPAVAVGAGNVPVIVDETADLSGAAAKITASKTFDNATSCSSENSVVVVDAIYNQFIAALAQEGGALIPEADADGIIARLWPDGHLNRDVIAQDADKMLAALDMGGKVPAGTKFLAVETKGIGPDHPLSGEKLSRILAVYRAKDFADAKAIAARILDHQGGGHSIGIHTAKDERAVELGREMPACRVIVNQAHTFATGGAFTNGMPFSLSMGCGSWGGNSIDTNLHWRHFVQTTKIVRETAPREPPLDDIFASYWAEAGQ; encoded by the coding sequence ATGACCGCTCAGGACGCACTCGCCTCTGGCATCGCCGAGGTGGAACAGATCGTGGCGCGCGCGCGCACCGCCCAGCAGGCATTCGAGACCCGCGGCAGCCAGGCGCTGTATGACAAGGCAGTCTTGGCGGCAGGCTGGGCCATCATGGAACCTGCCCGCAACCGGTCCCTGGCCAAGCTTGCCGTTGACTCCACCGGCCTGGGCAACGTGCCGGACAAGATCATCAAGAACCACCGCAAGACGCTGGGACTGTTGCGCGACATTGCAAACGTTCAGACCCAGGGCATCATCAGCGACGATCCCGCGACCGGCATTACCGAGATAATGCGCCCCATCGGCGTGATCGGCGCCGTTGTCCCCTCAACCAACCCGGCGGCGACGCCTGCCAACAACATCATCAACGCGCTGAAAGGCGGCAATGCCATTGTTGTGGCCCCCTCGCCCAAGGGTGTCGCGTCCTGCGAATTGCTGCTCTCCTATATCCACGCCGAATTCGCCAAGCTCGGGCTTGACCCGGATCTGGTGCAGATGATCCCCGCGCCCGGCTCCAAGGCCAAGACCCAGACTCTGATGGAGACCGCCGACCGGGTGATCTGCACCGGCAGCCAGAACAACGTCCACCGCGCCCAATCCTGCGGCACCCCTGCTGTGGCCGTGGGGGCAGGCAATGTACCCGTGATCGTGGACGAGACCGCCGATCTGTCCGGCGCCGCAGCAAAGATCACTGCCTCCAAGACGTTCGACAACGCCACCTCCTGCTCCTCAGAGAACTCGGTTGTGGTAGTGGACGCCATTTATAACCAATTTATCGCCGCATTGGCCCAGGAAGGCGGCGCGCTGATCCCCGAGGCTGACGCAGACGGCATCATCGCCAGGCTCTGGCCGGACGGCCACTTGAACCGCGACGTCATTGCACAGGACGCGGACAAAATGCTGGCTGCGCTGGACATGGGCGGAAAAGTCCCCGCAGGCACAAAATTCCTGGCGGTGGAAACCAAGGGCATCGGCCCGGATCACCCGCTGTCCGGCGAAAAGCTGAGCCGCATTCTGGCGGTCTACCGTGCCAAGGATTTCGCGGATGCCAAAGCCATCGCCGCCCGCATTCTGGATCATCAGGGCGGCGGCCATTCCATCGGCATCCACACTGCCAAGGACGAACGTGCCGTTGAGCTGGGCCGCGAAATGCCGGCCTGCCGGGTGATCGTCAATCAGGCCCATACGTTTGCCACCGGCGGCGCCTTCACCAATGGGATGCCGTTTTCGCTGTCGATGGGATGCGGCAGCTGGGGCGGCAATTCGATCGACACCAACCTCCATTGGCGGCATTTCGTGCAAACCACCAAGATCGTGCGCGAAACCGCACCTCGCGAACCGCCATTGGACGACATCTTTGCCAGCTATTGGGCGGAGGCGGGACAATGA
- a CDS encoding LacI family DNA-binding transcriptional regulator — MALKQKGNVDIVAVAKAAKVSPSTVSRTFNHPDLVSPATRKKISRAVQKLGYIRNRAAQTMHGKRSATIGLVVPTINHAIFAEVIQAFSDAIGKEGFSLLLASHGYDLEREYAMVRKFLEHRVDGVALIGLEHSQATARLIAQQETPAMAIWNYAEDAELPCVGADNRQAGRMAAAHLLELGHRDIGLIFPDTRGNDRARHRLSAVLETLEAAGITVPQDRKSEAPYSVAQAKQAALELLAGPSRPTALLCGNDVIAQGALYGAQKCGLKVPEELSVMGIGDFKGSADIEPGLSTVRIPAETIGTLAGAQFTRFITSDAPEPFRLCCELEQIIRGTTGPA, encoded by the coding sequence TTGGCTTTAAAACAAAAGGGTAACGTCGATATCGTCGCGGTGGCCAAGGCTGCCAAAGTGTCTCCCTCCACGGTGTCGCGTACCTTTAATCACCCGGATCTGGTCAGCCCGGCGACTCGCAAAAAGATCAGCCGCGCAGTGCAGAAGCTTGGTTACATCCGCAACCGCGCGGCGCAGACGATGCACGGTAAGCGTTCAGCTACTATCGGTCTGGTTGTGCCAACAATCAACCATGCGATTTTTGCCGAGGTGATCCAGGCGTTTTCGGATGCCATCGGCAAAGAGGGGTTCAGCCTGCTGCTGGCCTCGCATGGGTATGATCTGGAGCGCGAGTACGCGATGGTGCGCAAGTTTCTGGAACACCGGGTCGACGGGGTGGCGCTGATCGGGCTGGAGCATTCGCAGGCCACCGCCCGGCTGATCGCGCAGCAGGAAACCCCGGCGATGGCGATCTGGAACTATGCCGAGGATGCGGAACTGCCTTGTGTCGGGGCCGACAACCGGCAGGCAGGCAGGATGGCAGCGGCGCATCTGCTGGAGCTTGGGCACCGCGATATCGGCCTGATCTTTCCTGACACCCGCGGCAATGACCGGGCGCGGCACCGGCTGTCGGCGGTGCTGGAAACCCTTGAAGCTGCAGGCATCACCGTGCCGCAGGACAGAAAATCCGAGGCGCCTTACAGTGTTGCGCAGGCCAAGCAGGCGGCCTTGGAGCTGCTTGCCGGCCCGTCCCGTCCGACGGCGCTGTTGTGCGGCAATGACGTGATAGCCCAGGGCGCGCTGTACGGGGCGCAAAAATGCGGGCTGAAGGTGCCAGAGGAGCTGTCGGTGATGGGGATCGGCGACTTCAAAGGCTCGGCTGATATTGAACCCGGCCTGTCAACGGTCCGGATCCCGGCTGAAACCATAGGAACGCTCGCAGGTGCGCAGTTCACCCGTTTTATCACATCCGATGCGCCGGAACCTTTCAGGCTGTGCTGTGAACTGGAGCAGATCATCCGGGGGACAACCGGGCCGGCCTAA
- a CDS encoding Bug family tripartite tricarboxylate transporter substrate binding protein yields MKKLIAGAAMALMGLGGAALAEDYPERPIMMMVSYGAGGATDFQARIVTMTAGNEDALGMPIAIINKPGAGGRVGWNWFATQADPDGYTLAAYNVPHFIAQSIKGGVQYSSDSFEPIANWGADPAVFVVAADSPFTSMADVVAHATENPGKLTFSGAGLFVGHHIAALQIEKAAGVKMAYIPTKGGGAAAMKAVIAGEVMGGINNLSDAFRAQEAGNVRILGVADLQRSEFLPDVPTMQEQGLDVDNSSVNFRGVMVPKGTPQEVIDQLAATVPEMFANPRVAKKMQAGGSPMHIMSRDEVKAMWAAREQTLKELLAGL; encoded by the coding sequence ATGAAGAAACTGATTGCAGGCGCAGCCATGGCGCTGATGGGCCTGGGCGGCGCTGCCCTGGCCGAGGATTACCCGGAACGCCCGATCATGATGATGGTCTCTTACGGCGCGGGCGGTGCCACTGATTTCCAGGCCCGGATCGTGACCATGACCGCGGGCAACGAGGATGCATTGGGGATGCCCATCGCCATCATCAACAAGCCCGGCGCCGGCGGCCGTGTCGGCTGGAACTGGTTCGCCACCCAGGCCGATCCGGATGGCTACACACTGGCGGCCTACAACGTGCCTCACTTCATCGCCCAGTCGATCAAGGGCGGCGTGCAGTATTCCTCTGACAGCTTTGAACCCATCGCCAACTGGGGCGCCGACCCGGCGGTGTTTGTTGTCGCCGCGGACAGTCCTTTCACCTCAATGGCGGATGTGGTTGCCCATGCCACGGAGAACCCGGGCAAGCTGACCTTCTCCGGCGCCGGGCTGTTTGTTGGCCACCATATTGCCGCGCTGCAGATCGAAAAGGCCGCTGGCGTCAAGATGGCCTATATCCCGACCAAGGGCGGCGGCGCCGCTGCGATGAAGGCGGTGATCGCCGGCGAGGTTATGGGCGGCATCAATAACCTGTCCGACGCCTTCCGCGCGCAGGAGGCCGGCAACGTCAGAATTCTGGGCGTGGCGGACCTGCAGCGTTCGGAGTTCCTGCCCGACGTGCCCACAATGCAGGAGCAGGGACTGGACGTCGACAATTCCTCGGTCAATTTCCGCGGCGTGATGGTGCCCAAAGGCACCCCGCAAGAGGTGATCGACCAACTCGCCGCCACCGTGCCCGAGATGTTCGCAAACCCCCGCGTGGCCAAGAAGATGCAGGCCGGCGGTTCGCCCATGCACATCATGAGCCGTGACGAGGTCAAAGCAATGTGGGCCGCCCGCGAACAGACGCTCAAGGAACTTCTGGCCGGGCTCTGA
- a CDS encoding LysR family transcriptional regulator, producing MALKIEMLRAFCTVSQTGNLSEAANRLGRTQSAVSMTLKQLEDHLGKKLFEGERKNQLSSLGEQVFELAQKQVRQFDQTVRSIEMAAEAIHGLIRIVSVPSVAALVFPPVLEHMTARYPGLKVELRDTDTQQVLDALAEGKADIGIASGYHPLNGVKAVPLFEDRFGLVCSAVHPLFQQDSPPSIADVTGAGFVRNALCDLIRNERFVEASSGADVTIHNTHSLITMVRTGKWVTVLPQTVARFMPETTAFRPIADLPDRREVYLYQRDRSRFASLTAECSAFIQSCDLSCDLPG from the coding sequence ATGGCTTTGAAAATCGAAATGCTGCGTGCCTTTTGCACGGTGTCACAGACCGGCAACCTGTCAGAGGCGGCCAACCGTCTGGGCCGGACCCAGTCCGCCGTCTCCATGACCCTCAAACAGTTGGAGGACCATCTGGGCAAAAAGCTGTTCGAAGGCGAACGCAAGAACCAGCTGTCCTCTTTGGGAGAGCAGGTTTTTGAATTGGCCCAGAAACAAGTGCGTCAGTTCGACCAGACGGTGCGAAGCATCGAGATGGCGGCTGAGGCCATTCACGGGCTGATCCGCATCGTCTCGGTTCCCTCGGTCGCGGCGCTGGTGTTCCCGCCGGTGCTGGAGCATATGACCGCCCGCTACCCCGGCCTTAAAGTTGAACTGCGCGATACCGACACCCAGCAGGTGCTGGATGCGCTGGCCGAGGGCAAGGCGGATATCGGCATCGCCTCTGGCTATCACCCGCTGAACGGGGTCAAGGCAGTGCCGCTGTTCGAGGACCGTTTCGGACTGGTCTGCTCTGCCGTGCACCCGCTGTTTCAGCAAGACAGCCCGCCCTCCATTGCGGATGTCACCGGCGCTGGGTTTGTCCGCAATGCGCTGTGTGATCTGATCCGCAATGAGCGCTTTGTCGAGGCCAGCAGCGGCGCGGATGTGACGATCCACAACACCCATTCACTGATCACCATGGTGCGCACAGGAAAATGGGTCACGGTTCTGCCGCAAACCGTGGCCCGCTTCATGCCGGAAACCACGGCTTTCCGCCCGATTGCCGATCTGCCGGACAGGCGCGAGGTTTATCTGTACCAGCGCGACCGCTCCCGCTTTGCCTCGCTTACCGCGGAATGCAGCGCATTCATCCAATCCTGCGACCTGTCCTGCGATCTTCCCGGCTAG
- a CDS encoding tripartite tricarboxylate transporter permease, translating into MDFIFYFGDVFSPLSFLLLLGGTIGGLILGATPGLSPTMAVALLIPFTFHLEAVQGLILLGAAYTSTVAGGAVSAILLKIPGAPANIATTLDGHQMAKQGQGAKALQLSFLASAVGGIFGVLLLIFLTPLLAEWALAFGPSHLFWLAILGVTVIGSLDSASVVKGLLSGCIGLWLATIGFDDIMGAQRFIFHPSLGGGINIIAALIGLFAIPQVLTMFAKGRRTSGAEVIEVQKHSVLDATKELIRRPLALGIGTITGSIIGLIPGVGGQIAGLVAYDQTKKFSSEKEKFGKGHSEGVIAAEAANNAMVGPSLVPLLTLSIPGSPTAAVLLGGLLIHGIFPGSDLFDNHPDVAWTFINSMLVGQVLMCLFGLYVAGLAARVAQVPQSVMAAIVLALSVFGAYSVQSSMGDVYVMACLGIGMYFLERFGFSAAPLVLGLILGPIAESNFIQGGMIADATVGRASYFLSGGLNLFLIAVVVASVAYSAWMELRSRRYTTKEEAQA; encoded by the coding sequence ATGGACTTCATATTTTACTTCGGAGACGTCTTCTCGCCGCTGTCCTTTCTGTTGCTTCTGGGCGGCACGATTGGCGGGCTGATCCTGGGGGCAACCCCGGGGCTTTCCCCCACTATGGCAGTGGCGCTGCTGATCCCGTTCACCTTCCATCTGGAGGCTGTGCAGGGTCTGATCCTTCTGGGGGCGGCCTATACCTCCACTGTTGCAGGCGGCGCCGTCAGCGCCATCCTGCTGAAGATCCCCGGCGCGCCGGCCAATATCGCCACCACTCTGGACGGCCATCAGATGGCCAAGCAGGGCCAGGGCGCCAAGGCGCTGCAACTGTCCTTCCTCGCCTCTGCCGTGGGCGGCATCTTCGGCGTGCTGCTGCTGATCTTCCTGACACCGCTGCTGGCCGAATGGGCGCTGGCATTCGGCCCCTCGCATCTGTTCTGGCTGGCGATCCTGGGCGTCACGGTGATCGGTTCGCTCGATTCCGCCTCGGTGGTCAAGGGGTTGCTGTCGGGCTGCATCGGGCTGTGGCTGGCAACCATCGGCTTTGACGATATCATGGGTGCCCAGCGCTTTATCTTCCACCCGTCGCTTGGCGGCGGCATCAATATCATCGCGGCCCTCATCGGCCTGTTTGCCATCCCGCAGGTGCTGACCATGTTCGCCAAGGGCCGCCGCACATCAGGTGCCGAGGTGATCGAGGTGCAAAAACACTCGGTTCTGGACGCCACCAAGGAGCTGATCCGCCGTCCCCTGGCCTTGGGCATCGGCACCATCACCGGTTCGATCATTGGCCTGATCCCCGGTGTGGGCGGCCAGATCGCCGGGCTGGTGGCCTATGACCAGACCAAGAAGTTCTCCTCTGAGAAGGAGAAATTCGGCAAGGGTCACAGCGAGGGCGTGATCGCCGCGGAAGCTGCCAATAACGCCATGGTCGGCCCGTCGCTGGTGCCGCTGCTGACCCTGTCGATCCCAGGCAGCCCCACCGCCGCGGTGCTGCTGGGCGGGCTGCTGATCCACGGGATCTTTCCGGGGTCCGATCTGTTCGACAATCACCCCGATGTGGCCTGGACCTTCATCAACTCGATGCTGGTGGGCCAGGTTCTGATGTGCCTCTTCGGCCTTTACGTGGCGGGGCTTGCTGCCCGCGTCGCCCAGGTGCCGCAATCGGTGATGGCCGCCATCGTGCTGGCGCTGTCGGTGTTCGGTGCCTATTCCGTGCAAAGTTCGATGGGCGACGTCTATGTGATGGCCTGCCTTGGCATCGGCATGTATTTCCTGGAACGCTTCGGCTTCTCCGCCGCACCGCTGGTGCTGGGTCTGATCCTGGGTCCGATCGCGGAATCCAACTTCATCCAGGGCGGCATGATCGCCGATGCCACAGTCGGCCGGGCCAGCTACTTCCTGTCCGGCGGGCTGAACCTTTTCCTGATCGCCGTGGTTGTTGCCTCCGTCGCCTACTCGGCCTGGATGGAATTGCGCAGCCGCCGCTACACCACCAAAGAGGAGGCGCAGGCATGA
- a CDS encoding membrane dipeptidase: protein MTGYRIDCLQYANWSEKIFRQLREGGVDAIQVTIAYHENFRETVLNFEKWNRWFEQYPDLIMKGQWASDIDKARETGRTAVFFGFQNPSPMEDDIGLVEILHTLGARFMQLTYNNQSLLATGCYEAEDPGITRMGKQVIKEMNRVGLVVDMSHSADRSTIEAAELSTRPIAITHANPHEWSPALRNKKDDVIRAVTGHGGMLGFSVYPHHLKDKGACTLQSFCEMVASTADKYGVEHLGIGTDLCQDQPDSVVEWMRVGRWSKEIDYGEGSAAAPGFPEMPSWFKDNRDFGNIEEGLRATGMNDDEVSGIMGGNWHRFFAENFGPKG from the coding sequence ATGACCGGATACCGTATCGATTGCCTGCAATATGCCAACTGGTCGGAAAAGATCTTCCGCCAGCTGCGCGAGGGCGGCGTGGACGCGATCCAAGTCACCATTGCCTATCACGAGAACTTCCGCGAAACGGTTCTGAACTTTGAGAAGTGGAACCGCTGGTTCGAGCAGTATCCGGACCTGATCATGAAGGGGCAGTGGGCCTCTGACATCGACAAGGCGCGCGAAACCGGCCGCACCGCGGTATTCTTCGGTTTCCAGAACCCCTCGCCGATGGAAGACGACATTGGTCTGGTTGAGATTTTGCACACCCTGGGTGCGCGGTTCATGCAGCTCACCTATAACAACCAGTCGCTGCTGGCGACCGGCTGCTATGAGGCCGAGGATCCAGGCATTACCCGCATGGGCAAACAAGTGATCAAGGAGATGAACCGGGTTGGCCTGGTGGTCGACATGAGCCATTCGGCAGACCGTTCCACCATCGAGGCGGCTGAGCTGTCCACCCGCCCGATCGCCATCACCCATGCCAACCCGCATGAGTGGTCGCCCGCCCTGCGTAACAAGAAGGATGACGTCATCCGCGCGGTGACCGGCCACGGCGGCATGCTGGGCTTTTCGGTCTATCCGCATCACCTGAAAGACAAGGGCGCCTGCACCCTGCAAAGCTTCTGCGAGATGGTTGCAAGCACCGCTGACAAATACGGGGTGGAACACCTCGGTATCGGCACCGACCTGTGCCAGGATCAGCCCGACAGCGTGGTTGAGTGGATGCGTGTCGGCCGCTGGAGCAAGGAAATCGATTACGGCGAAGGATCAGCCGCCGCTCCGGGCTTCCCGGAAATGCCAAGCTGGTTCAAGGACAACCGCGACTTTGGAAACATCGAAGAGGGCCTTCGCGCGACGGGCATGAACGATGATGAGGTCAGCGGCATCATGGGCGGGAACTGGCACCGGTTCTTTGCCGAAAACTTTGGCCCCAAAGGATAA
- a CDS encoding DUF3726 domain-containing protein produces MNHSLNEIEAMCKRAARGAGLPWGLAEEAAKGTRWLSSFGFPGAELLAALLEMNDRLPPADLAPLTLAGVWSAPSGRMSPLIAGAALSDCAVQLMDAGRIEMERVCVPLLLVPFAAGAALRLETPVAVEWAGVYLATDGRQLCARGAPDAYTAMLADKVAFTTPAEMTDRREPVLRGSAPAEAWDRLGVLAHRTYAPATEASRLRGAGAGLSDND; encoded by the coding sequence ATGAACCATTCCCTGAATGAAATCGAAGCAATGTGCAAACGCGCCGCCCGTGGCGCCGGTCTCCCCTGGGGATTGGCCGAGGAGGCTGCAAAAGGCACGCGCTGGCTCTCTTCCTTTGGCTTTCCGGGGGCGGAACTGCTGGCTGCGCTGCTGGAGATGAACGACCGTTTGCCGCCCGCAGATCTGGCGCCCTTGACACTGGCAGGGGTGTGGAGCGCCCCTTCGGGGCGGATGAGCCCGCTGATTGCCGGCGCCGCCTTAAGCGACTGCGCGGTGCAGCTGATGGATGCGGGCCGGATCGAAATGGAGCGTGTTTGCGTGCCGCTGCTGCTGGTTCCTTTTGCTGCAGGGGCTGCGTTGCGGCTGGAGACTCCGGTTGCTGTTGAATGGGCGGGTGTCTACCTTGCAACAGATGGCCGCCAGCTGTGCGCGCGGGGTGCTCCCGACGCCTACACAGCGATGCTTGCCGACAAGGTCGCTTTCACAACTCCGGCTGAAATGACCGACCGCCGGGAGCCGGTTTTGCGCGGCAGCGCACCGGCCGAGGCCTGGGACCGCCTTGGCGTTCTTGCCCACCGCACTTATGCGCCCGCCACCGAAGCCTCGCGATTGCGCGGCGCAGGTGCCGGGCTGTCCGACAACGACTGA
- a CDS encoding Ldh family oxidoreductase has product MTETKTLTLAEIEDLSFRALVAAGTSEANARPLAVATAATEADGVASHGLAYIPIYAEHVQCGKVDGQAVPVLARPRPGVVAVDAATGFAHSAIDMGFEALIPAAREQGVAVLAIRNSYNCGVLGYHTARLARTGLVGLGFTNAPASIAPSGGKKPVVGTNPFSVAVPGEDGEPELLIDQSASTIAKSEVMKHAREGKEIPLGWALDADGNPTTDPDAGLKGSMAPSGGYKGVGVALLTEIMAAALTGATLGINASPFSGTAGGPPKTGQMFIAIDPVATSNDSFRSGMVGIVEAVRAQTGAHLPGDGRRGKRIKARTDGVAVSVATLNRIKALMG; this is encoded by the coding sequence ATGACCGAAACCAAAACCCTGACCCTTGCCGAGATCGAGGATCTGTCCTTCCGCGCCCTGGTGGCGGCCGGCACGTCCGAGGCCAACGCCCGGCCGCTGGCTGTGGCCACCGCAGCAACCGAAGCGGATGGCGTCGCCAGCCACGGCCTGGCCTATATCCCGATCTATGCCGAGCATGTGCAATGCGGCAAGGTGGACGGGCAGGCGGTTCCGGTTCTGGCGCGCCCGCGTCCCGGCGTGGTGGCGGTGGATGCCGCCACCGGCTTTGCCCATTCTGCTATTGATATGGGTTTCGAGGCGCTGATCCCGGCTGCCCGCGAGCAGGGTGTCGCGGTTCTGGCGATCCGCAACAGCTATAATTGCGGCGTGCTGGGCTATCACACCGCGCGTCTGGCCCGTACCGGCCTGGTGGGGCTGGGCTTTACCAATGCGCCTGCCTCCATCGCGCCTTCGGGCGGCAAGAAGCCTGTTGTCGGGACCAATCCGTTCTCCGTGGCGGTGCCGGGTGAAGACGGCGAACCGGAACTGCTGATTGACCAAAGCGCCAGCACCATCGCCAAAAGCGAAGTGATGAAACACGCCCGCGAAGGCAAGGAGATCCCGCTGGGCTGGGCGCTGGACGCTGATGGCAATCCGACCACCGATCCGGATGCGGGCCTCAAGGGCTCCATGGCGCCGTCGGGCGGCTACAAGGGGGTTGGTGTCGCGCTGCTGACCGAGATTATGGCCGCTGCGCTGACCGGTGCGACCCTCGGTATCAACGCCTCGCCGTTTTCCGGCACTGCAGGCGGGCCGCCCAAAACCGGCCAAATGTTCATCGCAATCGACCCGGTTGCCACCTCAAATGACAGTTTTCGATCCGGAATGGTCGGAATCGTAGAAGCAGTACGTGCGCAGACTGGCGCACATCTGCCGGGCGACGGGCGCCGCGGCAAGCGGATCAAGGCCCGGACAGATGGCGTCGCGGTCAGCGTAGCAACGCTGAACAGGATCAAAGCCCTAATGGGCTGA